Below is a genomic region from Spirosoma radiotolerans.
TGTACCGGGCTAAGTAAGGCTCATCTGCGTATGAAAAAAGGGTTACTTCTTCTCTTATTTTTGGTCAGCACGCTGGTCGCACAGGGGCAAAAACGATTCGGTAATGAATGGATACAGCCGGGCCAGAAATACCTCAAGTTATCCGTTAATCAGGCAGGTATTTACCGCATTGGCTACGACGAGATTAAAATTGCCGATGCCTCGTTTCTCCTGACAAACCCGCTCAACTGGCAACTGTTCTTCAGAGGGCAGGAAGTGGCCATACGGATTGTAGGTCAGCAGGATGGCGTCTTTGGCGCGCAGGATTACATCGAGTTTTATGGCGAAGGAAATGATGGCGCGCAGGATTCCCTGCTCTATCGCCCTCAGCAACGATTGCACCCGTATCAGACCCTGTTTTCGGATAAGTCCGCTTACTTCCTGACCAGTCGTGCTACGGTGCCCGGCAAGCGCATGCCCGAACTGAATGCATCCGCGCAGGGGTTGTCGCCTGTTGCCTTTCATGTCGAAGAAACGGTTCAGGCGTTTACCAGTGAATACACATTCAATAACCTGAAGGGGCTGGAACCTTACTTACAGCAAAGCTACTTTGAGCCCGGCGAAGGCTGGTCGGGGTCTATTCTTACTCCTGATTCGGTGGGCTTAGTTCAGATGAAATTGCCGGGGCGGGTGTCAGCAAACTGGCCCATTACGGTGCAGGGAATGATTAACGGCCGGGACAATACCATCCACCAGATTCAGCTACAACTCAATGCAACGACGACGTCGGCCATAGCTCCTCTTTCATTTACGGGCTTTGACAGCAAGACGTTTCAGGCAACCCTAAAGCCCGAGTCAATTCAGAATGACCTGCTCACACTCCAGTTTAACGCAGCCAAAAATGGATTCACCAACCATTATTCGATCACCTACGTAAAGGTTACTTACCCGCAGCTACTGGATATGGCCGGTCAACCGACCAAAGTATTTCACCTGCCCGCCAACACCAGCCCAACGGCGCTGCTATCGGTGACCAACGTACCAACTGCATCGGTTGCTTATGATGTTACGGACAGGATAAACTGCCGCTATCTGACTACACAAACCACCGGTGCCCAAACCCAAATGGTTGTCAGTGATGCGGCCCGGAGCCGGGATATTCTCGTCACCAACCGCATTAATAAACCGCTTGCTATTCAGCCAGTCAAAGTGTCGTCGGTAATTCCTAAAGGGGTTGATTACGTGATCGTTACGCATGAATCGCTCCGGCAGTCGGCGGTTGCCTATGCGAGCTACCGGGCGTCGGCGCAGGGCGGAGGCTACAAGCCCTTTATCGTTGAGTCTGATTCGCTGTTCGATCAGTTCAATTATGGCGAAAAAAGCCCGCTGGCCCTTCGGCGTTTTGCGGACTATGTGCTGGCGAATACGGCCGTAAAAAACCTGTTGCTCATTGGCCGGGCAAACAGTTATCCGTACACGACCAAGACTGCTACCGATGACCTGGTGCCAACGGTTGGCTATCCGGGTTCCGATATTTTGATCACGTCTGGTTTGGGCAATTACCCGATCAACACGCCGTCTATCCCAACCGGCCGGATCAACGCCACCACAAACGAGCAGGTGCTGACGTATCTGGAAAAAGTAAAACAACTCGAGTTGGCAACCCCGAACGGGCTCTGGCGCAAGCACATTGTGCACATTAGCGGGGGGAAAAGTGCCGCTGAAGCCGCGGGACTTCGAGAGGCATTAAGCGGCATCGGTACCATTTATACCAACGGGCTTCTGGGTGGACAGATCAGTTCATTCAGCAAAAGCACCCTCGATGAAGTCGAGCCAATAAACATCAGCCCGCTGGTCAACGACGGGGTTAGTTTGATTACGTTTTTTGGGCATGCCGGACCAACGGTTACGGACATGAACTTTGGCTACGCGTCGCCCCCGGAGAATGGCTTTCGTAACCAGAATTACCCATTGATGATTTTCAACGGTTGTGGGGTAGGGGAGATCTTCTCCAGCTTCAAAACCCTCTCGACGGATTGGCTGCTGGCTCCCCAAAAGGGTGCCGGCATCGTACTGGCGCATACCTACTGGAGTTTCGAGCAGCCAACGACGCGTTACCTGACAAAACTTTATACGAGCCTGTATACCGATGCCAGCACGCTGAACGTACCTTTTGGAAAAGTACAGCAGCAACTGAACATGGGCCTCGAAAAAGAGGGCGTCGACCCTTACGATGTCTCGGTTATGTTGCAGATGTTGTTGCAGGGCGACCCCGCCATAAGCCTTTATCCACTGCCCAATCCTGATTTCACAGTCGAACCCAAAGGGATGTATATCCAGTCTAAAGTGGTTGGCAGTTCACTTAAAAACAGCGATTCCCTCCGGGTAGTTATTCCGCTCGCGAACATTGGTAAATATGTAGCGGGGCAGGCGGTTTCGCTGACGGTAAAAAAGACAATTAGTTCGGTAGCGACTACCAGTACGCTGCGATTCCACGCGTTCCGGTATCGCGACACGCTAACCTATACACTGGCCAAAGACGAGCGTTTGCAGCGAATAGAGGTGTCCATAGATCCTGATAATCAGATCGTCGAGTTGAGTAAAACCAACAATACCGCCACACTCGACATCGACTGGGCACAGGCGGAGGGCAGTAGTAGCTATCCCATCAATCGTTTACCAGACCGGGTAAGCCCGGAAATCAACGTGTTCGTTGATGGCAAAATCAGGGAAAATCAAGCGGTGGTTGGCCTGCATCCGCAACTGGAGATTTATATACTGGACGAGAATCCGCTCTCGCCAAAAGACACTAGTGCAGTGGATGTGTACCTGAAAAGTTGCGAAACCTGCTCGCCCCAAAGGCTTGCGACTTCGTCGTTTTCGGTATCCGCTGTATCGGCAAACCAGCTACAGGTAACGACCAATCTCTCACTCACAGCAGGTGGCAGCTACCAACTCATTGTGTTTGGCAAAGATGCCGCGGGTAATCGTACGCAGCCGCCCTATACGCTCGATATTGATGTATTATCGGAAGACAAACCGATTACGTTTGTGGCTTACCCGAATCCGGCAAGCACCTATGTAAAGTTCGAATTAGGTCTGAACGTGAAGGAGTTACCAGTCGAATCACGTTTGCTGATCTACAACCAGGTGGGTGTGCCGGTTTTTGAGAATAGCCTGCCGGTATCGACCGGAAAGAATTCAATTCTTTGGCAGGGAACGGTGCCCGGTATGTACCTTTACTCGCTACGTTTAACGTACAAAGACGGTCATACCGAACTGCATTCGGGGAAAGTTGTCTGGCAGCACTAAGGCACTCGGCTACTCGTGATCAATGTCCATTTTTGCCGTGTACCCGAGTCAATTTTGCCCTTGCCGATGCAGTCGGGTGTTGATTGGCAGTAAGCCAGGGCTGTGTTTTCTCGGTATACCAGCCCTACGTTCTGGGCATACACCCGCTGGTATTTCGTTAAATTGATTAGCGTCGAATCGTTCGGGCCAACGACCGAAACGGTACGATCGAACGATAGCTTGCCTGTTGCAAATGGACGGCCAATGTTCTGATACTGAAGAGCTACGGTGTCTGATAAGCCGTTGTATGTATTGATATTCCAGGAGGTAGTGGCGGAAATGGGGAAAAGTAAGTTGATCGTCGGTACATTGTTATCCTGACTGACGACTTCTGACAGACTTTTGTATACGGTGCGCGTGGCGCTGATTTGCCAGTCATTCTGAGCTGATTGACGCGTGGATTCTTCTAGCTGAAAAAATAGCTGCCCATTTCGGGTAAACGAATTGCTAATTTTTTGCTGAAGCTGATAAGCCTGCGTGGTTGCCCCATTGGTGAGCGAGTAGGTTTCCTCCGTGACCTGATACACCCAGTAATCGCCCGTTTGAAGGGGATAATAGGCCGAATCATCGGGGACCGGATCATTGTTCGTCTGGCAACCGCCGACGATGCCAAGTAAGCCAGCAAGAATAAGTACGTTGTAGAAACGGCTGCGTTTACGCATGGTTAATCGACGAAGAGTCTAGGGTATCCAGTGGAGAAACAGCCTGAATTTCGGCTAAATGTACGCTCATAAGGATGCGCGAAGATAGCGGGTTATGGGCTAAAATGTAACCCTAAAGCGGCTCTGGCATTAACATCGGTTTATTAGTGGGTTCAATTAAGGAGCCTAGCTGTATAAATCCTATCTAACTTCTCATATTCATCTCGATAAGACGTCCTGCTGAATTAAATTAGGTAGTTTTGGGAATATAGAAAACCAGGTTTTAGGCTGGAATTGATCGTATGAGTGGAATTGCAGGAGTTGTCCGATTGGATGGGCAGGATGTACTTGAGGTTGATACAGCCGCCATGATCAACTCGTTAGCTCATCGGGGCGAAGTCGTGCGTCAGGCGATTGATCAGGGGATATTGCTGGCCTTTGGTGGTGCCCTGGAGACTGACCCGGCAACGGAAACCCGCGTGGCGGCTGATGCTGATCTGTTTACGGATGCGGAACAAGACAACCTCTTCGCGTCAATGTTCGCTCAGGGCGGCCCCGCTGCATTCAACGACATCAATGCCGATTTCGCTATAGCGTTGTGGGAAGCCAGCCGTCAAACGCTTGTTTGCGCGCGTGATCCGCTGGGAGTAAAACCGCTTTATTATGTTTATCAACCCGGCCGTTTCTTCGCGTTTGCTTCCGAAATAAAGGCGTTGCTGGCTTTACAGGAAGTCGTGGTCAAACCGAATGAACACAAGTTCAGGGAGTACCTAACCTGGACCACGAGTTACGTGCCCTATAGCGCCGAAACGTTTTATGAATCCATTTACAGCCTTCTGCCGGGTCATTCTATACAGGTGAATGCGCAGGGTTTAGCACTACAACCCTACTGGCAAATCAATCCAACTGCATACCGTAGTCTAACTCGCCCTGAAGACTATTCTGCGTTATTCTACGACACGTTTACGGCAGCGATTGAACGTCGGATGAAGGGAAAAAAGCGGGTGGGCGCTCATTTAAGTGGTGGGCTGGACTCTTCGTCGGTAAGTTCGGTCGCGCAGTTTTTGCTGGAAAAACAGCAACGACCCAGCCTGCATACATTTAACATTGACACCGGTCTGGCGTCTACGGATGAGTCTGAATACGTCCGGGCGTTCGTCAGTAAGTGGCATCCGCAGCATCATACGGTTCAGCCCAAAGCGAATGTGCTGGAGTCCGTGCTGGCAATAAATCACCTGTTCGACCGGCCCGACCATTTCATTATTCCCTCCAGTTTCCACCTGGGTGTTTCGCAGGAAGCCAATCAATTTGGCTGCGATATTCTACTGACCGGTCATGATGGCGACAGTGTGATCACCACCGGGTTTGATTTTCTGGATCAGTTGCTCGATGCCAGCGATTGGGAAAGGTTGCAGGCCGCCTGTCACCAATACATTGATCACCGGTATCCGCCAGATTTTGTTGCCAATCCGCCCCGATTGCGGAATGACGACGAGTTTGAACGCTATGCATTGAGTATCCTGGGGACTAACCTGAAGAAACGGTTTCGGGAGCAATCTTCCGCTGAATTTCTGGCCCAAGTACGCCATCAAAAGCAAATTTTCGGACTATCGACAGTGGGTATTCTTAGCTACGCTGCCCGGCGGGTCAAGGCTAAACTGACGCATCGGACCCTGCTCGATAGTGCGTTTAGCGAGTCCTTTAACCAGCGTGTTGTCCGTCGGCCACTTGTATCGACGGAGCCGCTAACAACGGAGTTGAGCCAGGGGCGTCCGGTTTCGGCAAATCAGGTTTTGAATACAACCAATGTAATCTGCGCCGAGCAACTGAATCATATCGGTGCGCACTACGGCCATGCGTACTCGTTTCCCTTCTTCGATAAGCACGTTGTCGAATTAGGCTTGGCAACGCCCCTGGAGGTTTGTTTCGATCAGGGACGCGGCCGGGGCCTGATTCGGAATGGCCTAAGCGCTGTATTACCGACAGCCATTGTAAACCGCTATACGAAAGCCAACTTTGTGGAATACGGTAATGTGTCGGCGCAACAGTTGTACCAGGCTACACACGAACAGTTTGCGTTGGCAGGCCACCCCATTTGGGGTGTTATCGACCGAGCTGCTTTTGCTAAAATTGTACGTGTCGTCTTCAACGCCAGGATACCGGTAAAGCAGAAAACCCGGTATAACTGGCTGTTGAGCCGTATTATTTACCTGGCTCTCTGGCTGGGAGCGATACCTAAAAAGGGGTGAGCGCAATGGCTATCGACGGAAAATAAGCAGCGTGATGGCCTGACTTCTATCGACGACCCGGCAGGAATCGGAATAACGACTGAATGGCACGGATGAAGATGGTGATAAATCCCAGTTCTTTAGGAACATAAATCAAGCGTTTGCCAATTCTGAAGATACTGTATCGAAACACGCGGCTGCTAAGAAACGTAGCGCACGTTTTCAACTGGTCGCCAACGGACGTCTGTGCCTTTAACAGCAGCGTCAACTGCTTTACGATTAGGTAGCTAAATTCGCTGGGTGTTTCGGTTTCCCAGTGCTTGGCATAGGTTTCGGCGAGTGAACGGATGCTGGGCGAAGCGACCAATTCCTGAACCGGCGGGGGCAGGGGTAAATCCCAGATTTGCTGACACCAGTATAGGCCTGCCAGAAAAACTTCGGTAAAGCCGTATCGGCTTAGTTCCTGTAGTAGCCACGACCAATTTACATCAGCCTTGATCAGCGTGAAATACAAATCATTGATGTAATAGATTTGCTGCCAGATATTATTTACGCCATGATGCGTTGCCAATAAAACGATTTTCCGCTCAGCCTCAAACGCAGGCTGCGCCTGTACGTAAGCCAGGTCGAACAGGGCATAATGCTGATTGAAGCCCATGATTTGCCAATGCATATCAATATCGAACTGGCTGTCGTTGAAAAAAGGCTTGAACAGGCTTACTTCAAATAAATCAGAAAGAATCCGCTCCTCACCCTGCCGCCATTGCAAATCCTGTTTTTCAGATAAATGATACTGATGCTTTTGTAGTAAGTCGATGGTGGCAAAGACATCGGTTGGTCTGACCAATAGGTCGATATCGCCACTGATGCGC
It encodes:
- the porU2 gene encoding putative type IX secretion system sortase PorU2, encoding MKKGLLLLLFLVSTLVAQGQKRFGNEWIQPGQKYLKLSVNQAGIYRIGYDEIKIADASFLLTNPLNWQLFFRGQEVAIRIVGQQDGVFGAQDYIEFYGEGNDGAQDSLLYRPQQRLHPYQTLFSDKSAYFLTSRATVPGKRMPELNASAQGLSPVAFHVEETVQAFTSEYTFNNLKGLEPYLQQSYFEPGEGWSGSILTPDSVGLVQMKLPGRVSANWPITVQGMINGRDNTIHQIQLQLNATTTSAIAPLSFTGFDSKTFQATLKPESIQNDLLTLQFNAAKNGFTNHYSITYVKVTYPQLLDMAGQPTKVFHLPANTSPTALLSVTNVPTASVAYDVTDRINCRYLTTQTTGAQTQMVVSDAARSRDILVTNRINKPLAIQPVKVSSVIPKGVDYVIVTHESLRQSAVAYASYRASAQGGGYKPFIVESDSLFDQFNYGEKSPLALRRFADYVLANTAVKNLLLIGRANSYPYTTKTATDDLVPTVGYPGSDILITSGLGNYPINTPSIPTGRINATTNEQVLTYLEKVKQLELATPNGLWRKHIVHISGGKSAAEAAGLREALSGIGTIYTNGLLGGQISSFSKSTLDEVEPINISPLVNDGVSLITFFGHAGPTVTDMNFGYASPPENGFRNQNYPLMIFNGCGVGEIFSSFKTLSTDWLLAPQKGAGIVLAHTYWSFEQPTTRYLTKLYTSLYTDASTLNVPFGKVQQQLNMGLEKEGVDPYDVSVMLQMLLQGDPAISLYPLPNPDFTVEPKGMYIQSKVVGSSLKNSDSLRVVIPLANIGKYVAGQAVSLTVKKTISSVATTSTLRFHAFRYRDTLTYTLAKDERLQRIEVSIDPDNQIVELSKTNNTATLDIDWAQAEGSSSYPINRLPDRVSPEINVFVDGKIRENQAVVGLHPQLEIYILDENPLSPKDTSAVDVYLKSCETCSPQRLATSSFSVSAVSANQLQVTTNLSLTAGGSYQLIVFGKDAAGNRTQPPYTLDIDVLSEDKPITFVAYPNPASTYVKFELGLNVKELPVESRLLIYNQVGVPVFENSLPVSTGKNSILWQGTVPGMYLYSLRLTYKDGHTELHSGKVVWQH
- a CDS encoding asparagine synthetase B family protein, yielding MSGIAGVVRLDGQDVLEVDTAAMINSLAHRGEVVRQAIDQGILLAFGGALETDPATETRVAADADLFTDAEQDNLFASMFAQGGPAAFNDINADFAIALWEASRQTLVCARDPLGVKPLYYVYQPGRFFAFASEIKALLALQEVVVKPNEHKFREYLTWTTSYVPYSAETFYESIYSLLPGHSIQVNAQGLALQPYWQINPTAYRSLTRPEDYSALFYDTFTAAIERRMKGKKRVGAHLSGGLDSSSVSSVAQFLLEKQQRPSLHTFNIDTGLASTDESEYVRAFVSKWHPQHHTVQPKANVLESVLAINHLFDRPDHFIIPSSFHLGVSQEANQFGCDILLTGHDGDSVITTGFDFLDQLLDASDWERLQAACHQYIDHRYPPDFVANPPRLRNDDEFERYALSILGTNLKKRFREQSSAEFLAQVRHQKQIFGLSTVGILSYAARRVKAKLTHRTLLDSAFSESFNQRVVRRPLVSTEPLTTELSQGRPVSANQVLNTTNVICAEQLNHIGAHYGHAYSFPFFDKHVVELGLATPLEVCFDQGRGRGLIRNGLSAVLPTAIVNRYTKANFVEYGNVSAQQLYQATHEQFALAGHPIWGVIDRAAFAKIVRVVFNARIPVKQKTRYNWLLSRIIYLALWLGAIPKKG
- a CDS encoding nucleotidyltransferase family protein, encoding MKVDLSPEVTFLLMACSVELPAEKRDKITRFVSHQAVNWNRLYALAERHRLKPFLYHSLRQIGTVPDSFLAALKQDCQVTTTDNLLKLHQYHSVAMLLADNGIDHIPLKGIYLAEHVYPDSGLRISGDIDLLVRPTDVFATIDLLQKHQYHLSEKQDLQWRQGEERILSDLFEVSLFKPFFNDSQFDIDMHWQIMGFNQHYALFDLAYVQAQPAFEAERKIVLLATHHGVNNIWQQIYYINDLYFTLIKADVNWSWLLQELSRYGFTEVFLAGLYWCQQIWDLPLPPPVQELVASPSIRSLAETYAKHWETETPSEFSYLIVKQLTLLLKAQTSVGDQLKTCATFLSSRVFRYSIFRIGKRLIYVPKELGFITIFIRAIQSLFRFLPGRR